The genomic segment AAAAGCAATGACGGTAAAAGCCATAATATATAAAATATGCAACATTTGTCTATTCTCCGTTGGTTTAATTTTACTGATTTTTTAAAGAACGCCATTTCATGGCTACTTGCCAACATTCTGTAACTAACTGATGCCATGGTACTAACATTGATGCTTCAATACCTACCTGAGCATTAGTGGCTTTTAGTAACATTTGTGCGGTACTAACCTCTTGTTGACTTTGTTTAACTCTTTCTAGTAGTTCTGCTTGTTCTCGGGCTGATAAAAAGGTAATTTGTTCGGTTTCTAAAAAAGAACGCGATCGAGAAAACCAGTACTGGAAATCTTCCAAG from the Gloeocapsa sp. DLM2.Bin57 genome contains:
- a CDS encoding DUF2605 domain-containing protein; translated protein: MSSSQPTENKLLKEILEPLLEDFQYWFSRSRSFLETEQITFLSAREQAELLERVKQSQQEVSTAQMLLKATNAQVGIEASMLVPWHQLVTECWQVAMKWRSLKNQ